The following proteins come from a genomic window of Pyxidicoccus sp. MSG2:
- a CDS encoding DUF3943 domain-containing protein — MLALISAAARAEEATLPADAPRAEPSVEESTAPEPHPWLALGEVTAINLVVWTYDRTLGQKVWARVSLQTWKDNLRTGFVWDGDGFSTNQFAHPYHGSLYYTAARDNGLSFVSAIPFTLLGSVQWELFAETEPPSINDVINTTMGGVAMGEALYRLSSTVLDTEATGRDRFGRELTAGLISPIRGVNRLLRGDAFRQEPTPSDWRSRALAGWGSVGYLMLGDGKLLAGGKHQFFTQFALRYGDAFRGDIRRPFDAFDAHIQFTTREDSLVSHALLTGLLAAKVLVRTEQDEVRLGLSQQLSYTDTIEYEVGGQSLDVGLLHQHQLSASSKLKTVLSLKGSVLTGISSAHEGREGRNYDYGPGVGVQLRMVYARDAWDVLTLEADMSRVAVLDGAGGSHQVLTGQLQVDVPVRGGVGLGSEVNVFQHHSRFDGFPDVSKDTYELRFFLSVH; from the coding sequence ATGCTGGCGCTCATCTCCGCCGCCGCGCGCGCGGAGGAAGCGACGCTGCCCGCGGATGCCCCCCGGGCCGAGCCCTCCGTCGAGGAGTCCACGGCGCCGGAGCCCCACCCGTGGCTGGCGCTGGGGGAGGTCACCGCCATCAACCTCGTGGTGTGGACCTATGACCGGACGCTCGGCCAGAAGGTCTGGGCACGTGTCAGCCTCCAGACGTGGAAGGACAACCTGCGTACGGGCTTTGTCTGGGATGGGGACGGCTTCTCCACGAACCAGTTCGCGCACCCCTACCACGGTAGCCTCTACTACACGGCCGCGCGTGACAACGGCCTCTCCTTCGTGAGCGCCATCCCCTTCACGCTCCTGGGGAGCGTCCAGTGGGAGCTGTTCGCGGAGACCGAGCCGCCATCCATCAATGACGTCATCAACACCACGATGGGCGGGGTGGCCATGGGCGAGGCACTCTACCGACTGTCTTCCACCGTGCTCGATACGGAGGCCACGGGGCGAGACCGGTTCGGCCGGGAACTGACGGCGGGCCTCATCAGCCCCATCCGTGGAGTCAACCGGCTCCTGCGCGGTGATGCCTTCCGGCAAGAGCCCACTCCCTCCGACTGGCGCTCTCGCGCGCTCGCGGGCTGGGGCTCGGTGGGCTACCTGATGCTGGGGGACGGCAAGCTCCTGGCGGGAGGCAAGCACCAGTTCTTCACCCAGTTCGCCCTGCGCTACGGGGACGCCTTCCGTGGCGACATCCGTCGCCCCTTCGACGCCTTCGACGCACACATCCAGTTCACCACGCGGGAGGACAGCCTGGTCAGCCATGCGCTGCTGACGGGCCTGCTCGCGGCGAAGGTGCTGGTGCGCACCGAGCAGGACGAGGTGCGGCTGGGTCTCTCGCAGCAACTGAGCTACACGGACACGATCGAGTACGAGGTGGGCGGACAGTCCCTGGACGTGGGCCTGCTGCACCAGCATCAGCTCTCCGCGAGCTCGAAGCTGAAGACGGTGCTGTCGTTGAAGGGCAGTGTCCTCACCGGCATCTCCTCCGCGCATGAGGGGCGCGAAGGCCGCAACTACGACTATGGCCCCGGCGTGGGCGTGCAGCTCCGCATGGTCTACGCGCGCGACGCGTGGGACGTTCTCACGCTGGAGGCGGACATGTCGCGCGTCGCGGTGCTGGACGGAGCGGGCGGCTCGCACCAGGTGCTCACCGGGCAGCTCCAGGTGGACGTGCCCGTGCGCGGCGGGGTGGGCCTGGGCTCGGAGGTCAACGTCTTCCAGCATCACAGCCGCTTCGACGGCTTCCCGGACGTGTCCAAGGACACCTACGAGCTGCGCTTCTTCCTGTCCGTGCACTGA
- a CDS encoding FAD-binding dehydrogenase: protein MGQEADVIVVGGGLAGLVTATELADAGKRVTVLDQEGEQSLGGQAFWSFGGLFLVDSPEQRRMGIKDSHALALEDWMGTAGFDREEDHWPRKWAEAFVGFAASEMRPWLYQLGMRWFPVVGWAERGGYGAVGHGNSVPRFHVTWGTGPGVLAPFVRRAQAAREKGTLTFLFRHRVDELLVQAGAVVGVRGMRLVPSDAPRGVSSSRETAGEFELRASAVVVTSGGIGGNPELVRKSWPARLGTAPKFMVQGVPAHVDGRMIPITEAAGARVINRDRMWHYTEGLRNWSPIWPQHGIRILPGPSSLWLDATGRRLPPPLFPGFDTLGTLAHIMKTGHEHSWFVLNQRIIKKEFALSGSEQNPDLTNKDWRGVLNRAVGKKAMGPVEAFKSHGVDFVVADNLRALVEGMNTKTETPLLDYATVEREVLARDRQLDNPFGKDLQIAAIRQARAYRGDQLVRTAKLHRILDPEAGPLIGVKLNILTRKTLGGFETDLSGQVFGTNGQVIPGLYAAGEVAGFGGGGVHGYRALEGTFLGGCIFSGRAVGRALAGTL from the coding sequence ATGGGACAGGAAGCGGACGTCATTGTCGTGGGCGGTGGACTGGCGGGGCTCGTCACGGCGACGGAGCTCGCGGACGCGGGCAAGCGCGTCACGGTGTTGGACCAGGAGGGGGAGCAGAGCCTGGGGGGACAGGCCTTCTGGTCCTTTGGCGGCCTGTTCCTGGTGGACTCGCCCGAGCAGCGGCGCATGGGCATCAAGGACTCGCATGCGCTCGCGCTGGAGGACTGGATGGGCACCGCGGGCTTCGACCGCGAGGAGGACCACTGGCCGCGCAAGTGGGCGGAGGCCTTCGTCGGGTTCGCCGCGAGCGAGATGCGGCCCTGGCTCTACCAGTTGGGGATGCGCTGGTTCCCCGTGGTGGGCTGGGCCGAGCGGGGCGGCTACGGGGCGGTGGGCCACGGCAACTCGGTGCCGCGCTTCCACGTGACGTGGGGCACCGGCCCCGGAGTGCTCGCGCCCTTCGTGCGGCGGGCGCAGGCGGCGCGGGAGAAGGGGACGCTCACGTTCCTGTTCCGGCACCGGGTGGATGAGTTGCTCGTCCAGGCGGGCGCGGTGGTGGGGGTGCGGGGGATGCGGCTGGTGCCCTCGGACGCGCCGCGCGGCGTGAGCAGCTCCCGGGAGACGGCGGGGGAGTTCGAGCTGCGCGCCTCGGCGGTCGTCGTCACGTCGGGAGGCATTGGCGGCAATCCGGAGCTGGTGCGCAAGAGCTGGCCCGCGCGGTTGGGAACGGCGCCGAAGTTCATGGTCCAGGGCGTTCCCGCGCACGTGGACGGGCGGATGATTCCCATCACCGAGGCCGCGGGAGCGCGGGTCATCAACCGGGACCGGATGTGGCACTACACGGAGGGGCTGCGGAACTGGAGTCCCATCTGGCCGCAACACGGCATCCGCATCCTGCCCGGGCCCAGCTCGCTGTGGCTGGATGCGACGGGCCGGCGGCTGCCGCCTCCGCTGTTCCCGGGCTTCGACACGCTGGGGACGCTCGCGCACATCATGAAGACGGGGCACGAGCACTCGTGGTTCGTGCTGAATCAGCGAATCATCAAGAAGGAGTTCGCGCTCTCGGGCTCCGAGCAGAACCCGGACCTGACGAACAAGGACTGGCGCGGGGTGCTCAACCGCGCGGTGGGCAAGAAGGCGATGGGGCCGGTGGAGGCGTTCAAGTCGCACGGGGTGGACTTCGTCGTGGCGGACAACCTCCGGGCGCTGGTGGAGGGGATGAACACGAAGACGGAGACGCCGCTGCTGGACTACGCGACGGTGGAGCGGGAGGTGCTGGCGCGAGACAGGCAGCTGGACAACCCGTTCGGGAAGGACCTCCAGATCGCGGCCATCCGCCAGGCGCGCGCGTACCGGGGGGACCAGCTGGTGCGCACGGCGAAGCTCCATCGCATTCTCGACCCGGAGGCGGGGCCGCTCATCGGCGTGAAGCTGAACATCCTGACGCGCAAGACGCTGGGCGGGTTCGAGACGGACCTGTCGGGCCAGGTGTTCGGGACGAATGGGCAGGTCATCCCCGGCCTCTACGCGGCCGGCGAGGTGGCGGGGTTCGGCGGTGGCGGCGTGCATGGCTACCGGGCGCTGGAGGGCACCTTCCTGGGAGGGTGCATCTTCTCCGGCCGCGCGGTGGGCAGGGCGCTGGCGGGGACGCTCTAG
- a CDS encoding endonuclease/exonuclease/phosphatase family protein, giving the protein MSLPEPLFDRIPASEGRLRVISYNVHLGEALIDEREGGSSSMSEAFHERKMMWNVDILGLQELCSDGGGWQLDYFDALMRSFGGPSYSAFALADPVEKTMCARVEAIFSRHPIVDSGAIELPNVRQPRSAVWADIDVPSSDGTGTVRIRVYNAHLENRPEKDHLTWEEGRLRQTRVILDHLSEWRATHPDAPVILLGDLNSLSKYWDVWSREASITEIESHGLQPTLKKYNRTLTLTPHQVDWIFFQGLKQRRSQVEHVWLSDHFPVVADFALPKAAVQEPTLVEGP; this is encoded by the coding sequence ATGAGTCTGCCGGAGCCGCTGTTCGACAGGATCCCCGCTTCCGAGGGGAGGCTGCGCGTCATCTCCTACAACGTGCACCTCGGTGAAGCCCTGATTGACGAGCGGGAGGGAGGGTCCAGCTCGATGAGCGAGGCGTTCCACGAGCGCAAGATGATGTGGAATGTCGACATCCTCGGTCTCCAGGAGCTGTGCTCGGATGGGGGCGGCTGGCAGCTCGACTACTTCGACGCGCTCATGCGCTCGTTCGGTGGCCCGTCCTACTCGGCGTTCGCGCTGGCAGACCCCGTCGAGAAGACGATGTGCGCCCGGGTCGAGGCCATCTTCAGCCGCCATCCCATCGTCGACTCGGGAGCCATCGAGCTGCCGAACGTCCGCCAGCCCCGCTCCGCCGTCTGGGCGGATATCGACGTGCCCTCCTCGGACGGGACGGGGACGGTGCGCATCCGCGTCTACAACGCGCACCTGGAGAATCGCCCGGAGAAGGACCACCTGACCTGGGAGGAGGGACGGCTCAGGCAGACGCGGGTCATCCTCGATCATCTGTCTGAGTGGCGCGCGACACACCCCGACGCGCCGGTGATCCTGCTGGGAGACCTGAACAGCCTCAGCAAGTACTGGGACGTCTGGAGCCGGGAGGCCTCCATCACCGAGATTGAAAGCCACGGGCTGCAGCCCACGCTCAAGAAATACAACCGCACGCTCACGCTGACGCCCCATCAGGTCGACTGGATCTTCTTCCAGGGACTCAAGCAGCGCAGGTCCCAGGTCGAGCACGTGTGGCTCTCCGACCACTTCCCGGTGGTGGCGGACTTCGCGCTGCCCAAGGCCGCGGTGCAGGAGCCGACGCTCGTGGAAGGTCCGTGA
- a CDS encoding response regulator transcription factor → MEKQSQTSTSTPSVFIVDDDRALTAMIADYLRMHGFSAESEVSGERAVPRILATRPDLVVLDVMLPGKDGFAVCRELRGAYPGPILMLTGRGAEVDEVVGLESGADDYLPKPVRPRVLLARLRALLRRTSAPPQSDGTPVRVGELTVDSTRRTAWLRGKELDLTSGEFDVLLLLVAHAGQVVSRQLMYQRLRGVEQDDIDRSVDLRVSRLRHKLREASGEADAIKTVRGVGYLYTVS, encoded by the coding sequence ATGGAGAAGCAGAGCCAGACATCCACGTCGACACCCAGCGTCTTCATCGTGGACGATGACCGGGCGCTCACGGCAATGATTGCCGACTACCTGCGAATGCACGGTTTCAGCGCCGAGAGCGAGGTCAGCGGTGAACGCGCGGTGCCGCGGATCCTCGCGACGCGCCCCGACCTCGTGGTGCTCGATGTGATGCTCCCCGGCAAGGATGGCTTCGCCGTCTGCCGTGAGCTGCGCGGCGCCTACCCGGGTCCGATTCTCATGCTGACCGGGCGTGGCGCCGAGGTGGACGAGGTCGTCGGTCTGGAGAGCGGCGCCGACGACTACCTGCCGAAGCCGGTCCGTCCCCGCGTGCTCCTCGCGCGGCTGCGAGCGCTCCTGCGCCGCACGAGCGCGCCCCCCCAGTCGGATGGCACGCCCGTTCGCGTCGGCGAGCTCACGGTGGATTCCACGCGGCGAACGGCCTGGCTGCGTGGGAAGGAGCTCGACCTGACCTCTGGCGAGTTCGACGTGCTCCTCCTGCTCGTGGCCCACGCGGGACAGGTCGTGAGCCGGCAGCTCATGTACCAGCGGCTCCGGGGCGTGGAGCAGGACGACATCGACCGCTCCGTCGACCTCAGGGTCTCCCGGCTTCGACACAAGCTGCGCGAAGCCTCCGGCGAGGCGGACGCCATCAAGACGGTCCGCGGCGTCGGTTACCTCTACACAGTGAGCTGA
- a CDS encoding ELWxxDGT repeat protein: protein MRLPAGVLISLVALVLGLACGGPAPVPGEEAEGERSALGLQEAGASQDMSSTSPPYRVEDSVPGRLGAGPFELTDVNGTLFFVATDADHGSELWKSDGTPGGTRIVEDLRPGQAGASIQGLMTAGRRVYFAADDGMHGLELWTSDGTRAGTRLVRDIAAGGESSFPFALAALEGVLYFTAFSPELGVTQLWRTEGIPGTTRVVPTGLASPPSALVPMGGQLFFFGDHVFQRLDGATGAVVTLLDFSDRFDVYTAGPVVADGLLYFIVGESPIIGVTRKGGALQDVPRLFTLYKSDGTPEGTVAVADVPALLTFDGPNTLVTVGRGLFFSADDGLVGSELWTSDGTRLGTRLVKDILPGADGPHIRSLTALGGAVYFSAYTPDAGDELWRSDGSERGTFRLKDVMPGLAGSSIAQLTAQGGRLIFTAREQGRGHEPWTSDGTARGTVRLADLVSGAFSSAPHDFTRSGSRVFFAATEPKRGTELWALKLGRHGSVETAAAVAVFPETGDGAASGSEQGNRHGDPGAGPACLVQDLTPGPDDPSITESASVGRTLFFTADDRSFGAELWVTNGTAAGTRLVADLRPGPDGSEPTDMTPFGGGLLFFADDGIHGFELWRSDGTPGGTRMVKDIHQGPEGSRFFESPFVHRGVAYFAADDGVNGTELWRTDGTTAGTLMVKDLWPGSIGSSPQAFIELEGRLYFMAVEEATGFDLWRTDGTAAGTVALDLMPGVESLLFTDAVAAGGLFLFHQYSELGDEMWRSDATPEGTFPLADSYPGPNSSFPSDLTVVGRRVFFVADNPDVGRELWVTDGTREGTVLVKDITPGAVFDPPQFLVAFGGRLFFSAQDGGPTGRELWVSDGTEAGTRLFKDLARGPYSASPSWLFPVAGTLLFSADDGITGPELWTSDGTPRGTRRLQELAPGLTGGAPYLFTATREHVYFFLGFSPTGREWWALEREDLDD from the coding sequence ATGCGCTTGCCTGCTGGCGTCCTCATCTCTTTGGTGGCCCTGGTCCTGGGCCTGGCCTGTGGCGGCCCGGCGCCAGTTCCTGGCGAGGAGGCGGAAGGCGAGCGCTCCGCCCTGGGGCTCCAGGAGGCCGGGGCCAGCCAGGACATGTCTTCGACGAGCCCCCCGTACCGGGTGGAGGACAGCGTCCCTGGCCGGCTCGGCGCGGGCCCGTTCGAGCTGACGGACGTGAATGGCACGCTCTTCTTCGTCGCCACCGACGCCGACCACGGCTCCGAGCTGTGGAAGAGCGACGGTACGCCCGGCGGGACGCGCATCGTGGAGGACCTCCGGCCCGGCCAGGCAGGTGCTTCCATCCAGGGGCTCATGACCGCGGGACGCCGCGTCTATTTCGCCGCCGACGACGGCATGCATGGCCTGGAGCTGTGGACGAGCGATGGGACGCGCGCGGGAACCCGACTGGTGAGGGACATCGCCGCCGGAGGTGAGTCGTCATTCCCCTTCGCCCTGGCCGCGTTGGAGGGAGTCCTCTACTTCACCGCGTTCTCGCCGGAGCTCGGTGTCACCCAGCTGTGGCGGACGGAGGGCATTCCGGGCACCACGCGCGTGGTGCCCACGGGACTGGCCTCTCCCCCCAGCGCGCTCGTGCCGATGGGCGGCCAGCTCTTCTTCTTCGGTGACCACGTGTTCCAACGTCTGGATGGGGCGACGGGAGCTGTCGTCACACTGCTCGACTTCTCCGACCGGTTCGACGTCTATACGGCGGGCCCGGTCGTCGCGGACGGACTGCTCTATTTCATCGTCGGCGAGTCCCCCATCATCGGCGTGACGCGCAAGGGCGGCGCGCTCCAGGACGTGCCGCGGCTCTTCACGCTCTACAAGAGCGACGGCACGCCCGAGGGGACGGTGGCCGTCGCGGACGTACCGGCGCTGCTCACGTTCGACGGCCCGAACACGCTCGTCACCGTGGGCCGCGGGCTCTTCTTCAGCGCGGACGACGGGCTCGTCGGCTCCGAGCTGTGGACCAGTGACGGCACGCGTTTGGGGACCCGGTTGGTGAAGGACATCCTCCCTGGCGCGGATGGCCCGCACATCCGGTCGCTCACCGCCCTGGGCGGCGCGGTGTACTTCTCCGCGTACACGCCCGACGCGGGGGACGAGCTGTGGCGCAGCGACGGCTCGGAGCGCGGAACCTTCCGGCTGAAGGACGTGATGCCGGGCCTCGCGGGGTCCAGCATCGCGCAGCTCACCGCGCAGGGCGGCCGGCTCATCTTCACCGCACGCGAGCAGGGCAGGGGCCACGAGCCGTGGACCAGCGACGGCACGGCCCGGGGGACGGTGCGGCTCGCCGACCTGGTGTCGGGCGCCTTCTCGAGCGCGCCACATGACTTCACGCGCTCGGGCTCGCGCGTATTCTTCGCGGCCACCGAGCCGAAGCGGGGCACCGAGCTGTGGGCCCTGAAGCTCGGCAGGCACGGGAGCGTGGAGACGGCTGCCGCCGTGGCGGTCTTCCCGGAGACCGGGGACGGTGCGGCCTCGGGGAGCGAGCAGGGGAACAGACACGGCGACCCGGGCGCGGGGCCCGCCTGCCTGGTGCAGGACCTCACCCCCGGACCGGACGACCCCAGCATCACCGAGAGCGCAAGCGTGGGCAGGACGCTCTTCTTCACGGCGGATGACCGGAGCTTCGGCGCCGAGCTGTGGGTGACGAACGGCACGGCGGCAGGCACCCGGCTCGTCGCGGACCTCCGCCCGGGGCCCGACGGCTCCGAGCCCACGGACATGACGCCGTTCGGTGGAGGTCTCCTCTTCTTCGCGGACGACGGCATCCACGGCTTCGAGCTCTGGCGGAGCGACGGCACCCCGGGTGGCACGCGGATGGTGAAGGACATCCACCAGGGGCCCGAAGGCAGCCGTTTCTTCGAAAGCCCGTTCGTGCACCGCGGCGTCGCCTACTTCGCGGCGGACGACGGGGTGAATGGGACGGAGCTCTGGCGCACGGACGGCACGACGGCCGGTACGCTGATGGTCAAGGACCTGTGGCCCGGGAGTATCGGCTCCAGCCCCCAGGCCTTCATCGAGCTGGAGGGGCGCCTGTACTTCATGGCCGTGGAAGAGGCGACCGGCTTCGACCTCTGGCGCACGGACGGCACGGCCGCTGGGACGGTCGCGTTGGACCTGATGCCTGGAGTGGAGAGCCTCTTGTTCACGGACGCCGTCGCGGCGGGTGGGCTGTTCCTCTTCCACCAGTACTCGGAGCTCGGCGACGAGATGTGGCGCAGTGACGCGACGCCGGAAGGCACCTTCCCCCTCGCGGACAGCTACCCCGGGCCGAACAGCTCCTTCCCCTCGGACCTGACCGTGGTGGGCCGGCGTGTCTTCTTCGTCGCGGACAACCCCGATGTGGGCCGCGAGCTGTGGGTGACGGACGGCACCCGTGAGGGCACCGTGCTGGTGAAGGACATCACTCCCGGCGCGGTGTTCGACCCGCCGCAGTTCCTGGTGGCCTTCGGCGGGCGCCTCTTCTTCAGCGCCCAGGACGGTGGCCCCACGGGCCGCGAGCTGTGGGTGAGTGACGGCACGGAGGCGGGCACACGGCTCTTCAAGGACCTCGCGCGCGGGCCGTACAGCGCGTCGCCTTCCTGGCTGTTCCCCGTGGCGGGCACGCTGCTGTTCTCCGCGGATGACGGCATCACCGGGCCGGAGCTGTGGACGAGCGACGGCACGCCCCGCGGAACGCGCCGGCTCCAGGAGCTGGCGCCAGGACTGACAGGAGGGGCCCCGTACCTCTTCACCGCGACGCGCGAGCACGTCTACTTCTTCCTCGGCTTCTCACCCACCGGCCGGGAATGGTGGGCGCTGGAGCGCGAGGACCTCGACGACTGA